The following coding sequences are from one SAR116 cluster alpha proteobacterium HIMB100 window:
- a CDS encoding hydroxyacylglutathione hydrolase (PFAM: Metallo-beta-lactamase superfamily~TIGRFAM: hydroxyacylglutathione hydrolase): protein MSTFQFHQFLYGSDNYGVLMHDPQTGQTAAIDAGDLDSYLAALDQTGWTLSHILVTHHHGDHTEGLAMLAAQTGATVYGPAGDKPGHEAIENTLVDGDKLTFAGTPVEAIATPGHTLDMLNYYLPDQSVCFTGDTLFALGCGRVFEGTAEMMWDSLSKLMVLPADTVLYSSHEYTAANARFAVTIDPDNAALADRVKSVEALRADNQPTVPSLLSEELATNPFLRASDQAVRAHLGMADATDSAVFAEIRGRKDNF from the coding sequence ATGTCCACTTTTCAGTTTCATCAGTTTTTATACGGCTCTGATAATTATGGGGTCTTGATGCATGATCCACAGACAGGTCAGACTGCCGCGATTGATGCGGGCGATCTGGACAGCTATCTGGCTGCTCTGGACCAGACCGGCTGGACTTTATCTCATATTTTGGTGACCCATCATCATGGTGACCATACTGAAGGGCTGGCGATGCTCGCGGCGCAGACAGGGGCAACAGTTTATGGGCCTGCCGGTGACAAGCCTGGTCATGAGGCCATTGAAAACACCCTTGTCGATGGTGACAAGCTGACATTTGCAGGAACCCCGGTTGAGGCGATTGCCACCCCTGGTCATACGCTGGATATGCTGAATTATTATCTGCCTGATCAATCTGTCTGCTTTACTGGTGATACCTTGTTCGCGCTCGGCTGCGGGCGCGTGTTTGAAGGTACAGCAGAGATGATGTGGGACAGCTTAAGCAAATTGATGGTCCTGCCCGCAGATACTGTTTTATATTCCAGCCATGAATATACTGCAGCAAATGCGCGGTTTGCAGTGACAATCGATCCAGATAATGCAGCGCTGGCTGACCGCGTCAAATCTGTTGAGGCGTTACGTGCAGATAACCAGCCAACCGTACCCAGTTTGTTGAGTGAAGAGCTGGCCACAAACCCGTTCCTGCGCGCATCTGATCAGGCCGTGCGGGCCCATTTAGGCATGGCTGACGCAACCGATAGTGCAGTGTTTGCTGAAATCCGCGGCCGGAAGGATAATTTCTAG
- a CDS encoding flagellar hook-basal body proteins (PFAM: Domain of unknown function (DUF1078); Flagella basal body rod protein~TIGRFAM: fagellar hook-basal body proteins) gives MMSVIRSGLDASMKQIGVLSNNIANARTTGFKKSMASFQDIYAQKATLLNPGKIGHGARTETIRPSQIQGPLTQTGQTLDLAVEGQGMFVIKRADDTSADAQSYTRDGSFSLDNEGFVITGDGHRVLSDQGQFLQVPFERTVGDERLALEELTIDEYGNVRAQLGRDQIEEVGRVGLALFADINKLTPVGNNLFKANEASGAAEIASGLDADGLYGKVMSGSLEMANTNMSNELSVLIQAQQAFSGASRMLQAETDMTKRFTS, from the coding sequence ATGATGTCTGTTATCCGTTCTGGCCTTGACGCCTCAATGAAGCAAATCGGCGTGTTGTCGAACAATATTGCGAATGCGCGCACAACCGGATTTAAAAAGTCGATGGCCTCTTTTCAGGATATTTATGCGCAGAAAGCGACCTTGCTGAATCCCGGGAAAATCGGACATGGGGCGCGGACCGAAACAATCCGTCCCAGCCAGATCCAAGGCCCGCTGACACAGACTGGCCAGACGCTTGATCTGGCGGTGGAAGGGCAGGGCATGTTTGTGATCAAACGTGCTGATGATACAAGTGCTGACGCGCAAAGCTATACCCGGGATGGTTCATTCTCGTTGGATAATGAAGGCTTTGTCATCACCGGTGATGGTCATCGTGTCTTGTCTGATCAGGGCCAGTTTTTACAAGTGCCTTTTGAACGCACTGTCGGCGACGAACGCCTTGCTCTTGAAGAATTGACGATCGATGAATATGGCAATGTGCGGGCTCAGCTCGGGCGGGACCAAATCGAAGAGGTCGGCCGTGTTGGCTTGGCTCTGTTTGCTGACATCAACAAGCTGACGCCGGTTGGTAATAATCTGTTCAAGGCAAATGAAGCTTCTGGTGCTGCGGAAATTGCCAGCGGGCTTGATGCTGACGGGCTTTACGGCAAGGTGATGTCAGGATCTCTGGAGATGGCCAATACGAACATGTCAAATGAGCTGTCTGTGTTGATTCAGGCCCAGCAGGCTTTCAGCGGCGCATCACGCATGTTGCAGGCTGAAACAGATATGACCAAACGGTTCACAAGCTGA
- a CDS encoding cell wall-associated hydrolase, invasion-associated protein (PFAM: NlpC/P60 family; N-acetylmuramoyl-L-alanine amidase), translating to MLKKENITYLVVHCADTPDEVDLQAADIHSMHLGFGWDGAGYHHIIRKDGEIQPGRPHYWQGAHVYGQNENSLGICLIGRSQFSPAQMNSLSRLLHQLKCQYPAAEIVGHRDIQDTHKTCPNFDVRSWWQNACLLAGQTCYILPSFTGLYASPPVFGQTESVLDTELLSGEAVSVSSKTTEQGFVCVTAQTDGYQGWVRLADLGHWSSSLTPNATICQPFSMITAGPDVKSAHLKSLPFGARLTVTGPTISGFAPVYSFADDGMPLTGYVARHHLFADDDAAYNKDWVSWAEAFIGAPYKWGGRTASGLDCSALIQLSLSACGIHVPRDTGPQRQTLASDGLACDHAFENCSRGDLIYWDGHVAICVDEDAIIHANAYHHSVATEPRNEAIERIRPSAGLPLAYIPAAAITKR from the coding sequence ATGCTGAAAAAAGAGAACATCACCTATCTTGTTGTGCATTGTGCAGACACACCTGATGAAGTTGATCTGCAGGCCGCTGATATTCACAGCATGCATCTTGGATTTGGCTGGGATGGGGCTGGATATCATCATATCATCCGCAAAGATGGCGAAATTCAACCTGGCCGCCCACATTATTGGCAAGGGGCACATGTCTACGGGCAAAATGAAAACAGCCTGGGCATCTGTCTGATTGGGCGCAGCCAGTTCAGCCCGGCGCAGATGAACAGCCTGTCACGTCTGCTGCATCAGCTGAAATGCCAATATCCCGCTGCCGAAATTGTCGGTCACCGTGACATTCAGGACACCCACAAAACCTGTCCTAATTTTGACGTACGGTCCTGGTGGCAGAACGCGTGTTTGCTGGCGGGGCAAACCTGCTACATTCTGCCCTCCTTTACAGGCCTTTATGCAAGCCCGCCAGTCTTTGGCCAGACAGAGTCTGTACTGGATACCGAATTGCTGTCAGGCGAGGCTGTATCTGTTTCCAGCAAAACCACTGAGCAGGGGTTTGTGTGTGTCACCGCGCAGACAGACGGTTATCAGGGCTGGGTGCGGTTAGCCGATCTGGGCCACTGGTCTTCCTCGCTCACCCCTAACGCAACCATCTGCCAGCCCTTCAGCATGATCACCGCCGGACCAGATGTGAAATCCGCACATCTGAAGTCATTACCCTTTGGCGCAAGACTGACTGTCACAGGCCCTACAATATCCGGATTTGCACCTGTGTACAGCTTTGCTGATGACGGCATGCCCTTGACTGGCTATGTTGCGCGCCATCATTTGTTTGCTGATGATGATGCAGCGTACAATAAAGACTGGGTCAGCTGGGCAGAGGCCTTTATCGGTGCTCCTTATAAATGGGGCGGGCGCACCGCCTCTGGGCTTGATTGTTCAGCACTTATTCAGCTGAGCCTGTCTGCTTGTGGCATTCATGTGCCCCGCGATACAGGACCACAAAGACAGACCCTGGCCAGTGATGGCCTTGCTTGCGATCACGCTTTTGAGAACTGCAGCAGAGGTGATTTGATCTATTGGGATGGCCATGTGGCCATCTGTGTTGACGAAGACGCTATCATCCATGCGAATGCTTATCATCACAGCGTTGCGACTGAGCCACGCAATGAAGCCATAGAGCGGATCAGGCCCAGTGCCGGTTTGCCACTGGCCTACATACCCGCAGCAGCAATCACGAAGCGCTAG
- a CDS encoding Major Facilitator Superfamily transporter (PFAM: Major Facilitator Superfamily), translating into MNKVTSFSLFLDRRMRRIFLLGVMSGFPWVLIGSSLSLWLKEDGLSRSAVGWAGLIFAVYAVNFLWAPLVDRLRLPYLTDRLGHRKSWILMMQVLILASLLFWSTLAPSVNITLVIGAGLLIAVCSATQDITIDALRIEQIDKADTAAMAAGASVAVIGWWSGFKIGGLIALMVADKLELMGFENYWQMTFILLGALVVLCNIGLLLIPETGTKERSLAQAEAQAAFQQKLGGDNLATQAASWIGSTVLMPLLSFFQKNGLKMGLAILSFIFLFKIGEAFMGKMSIIFYKEVGFSKSDIALYSKGLGWITTVVFTLLGGYFALKSGVVRALLISGVVMAATNILFSALAWAGKVEWLFAVAVILDDLAAAFATVAFVTFISLLVDRNYTATQYALLASIGTLGRTLLASSSGELVDWLEGDWGLFFIITAFMVIPSLAILWAMRKRLTVSSAS; encoded by the coding sequence ATGAATAAGGTCACCAGTTTTTCATTATTTCTGGACAGGCGTATGCGCCGCATTTTCCTGCTTGGCGTGATGAGCGGCTTTCCCTGGGTATTGATCGGCAGCTCCCTCAGCCTGTGGCTGAAAGAAGATGGGTTATCCCGATCTGCGGTTGGCTGGGCGGGGCTTATTTTTGCTGTTTATGCTGTGAATTTTCTATGGGCTCCCTTGGTAGACAGGTTGCGCCTGCCCTATTTGACAGACCGGCTGGGACATCGAAAAAGCTGGATTTTAATGATGCAGGTGCTGATCCTGGCCAGCCTGTTATTCTGGTCCACGCTGGCACCGTCAGTGAATATTACACTTGTAATCGGGGCAGGTTTGCTGATCGCTGTCTGTTCGGCCACCCAAGATATCACGATTGATGCCCTGCGGATTGAACAGATTGACAAAGCAGATACAGCTGCAATGGCCGCCGGGGCATCTGTTGCTGTTATCGGCTGGTGGTCAGGCTTTAAAATTGGCGGTCTGATTGCTCTGATGGTTGCTGACAAGCTAGAGCTGATGGGGTTTGAGAATTACTGGCAGATGACGTTTATCCTGCTGGGTGCGTTGGTTGTGTTATGTAATATCGGCCTGTTGTTGATCCCGGAGACCGGGACCAAAGAGCGCAGTCTTGCGCAGGCAGAAGCTCAAGCCGCGTTTCAACAGAAATTGGGCGGCGATAATCTGGCCACACAGGCCGCCAGTTGGATTGGCTCAACCGTGCTGATGCCTTTGCTGAGCTTTTTCCAGAAAAATGGTCTGAAAATGGGTCTTGCCATACTCAGCTTCATTTTCCTGTTCAAGATAGGTGAAGCCTTCATGGGAAAGATGTCGATCATTTTCTATAAGGAAGTTGGCTTTTCAAAATCAGATATTGCCCTCTATTCCAAAGGTTTGGGGTGGATCACTACGGTGGTGTTTACCTTGCTGGGCGGATATTTTGCGCTGAAATCAGGCGTGGTTCGGGCTTTGCTTATTTCTGGGGTTGTAATGGCAGCGACCAATATTCTGTTTTCTGCCTTGGCCTGGGCAGGTAAGGTCGAATGGCTGTTTGCGGTGGCTGTCATTTTGGATGATTTAGCAGCTGCGTTTGCAACAGTTGCCTTTGTGACATTTATCTCTTTGCTGGTTGACCGGAATTATACCGCGACCCAATATGCTTTATTAGCGTCAATCGGAACGCTTGGGCGGACCTTGCTGGCCTCGTCTTCTGGTGAGCTGGTCGACTGGCTGGAAGGCGACTGGGGACTGTTTTTCATCATCACGGCGTTTATGGTGATCCCGTCTCTGGCGATTCTGTGGGCAATGCGCAAACGCCTGACGGTATCTAGCGCTTCGTGA
- a CDS encoding glyceraldehyde-3-phosphate dehydrogenase/erythrose-4-phosphate dehydrogenase (PFAM: Glyceraldehyde 3-phosphate dehydrogenase, C-terminal domain; Glyceraldehyde 3-phosphate dehydrogenase, NAD binding domain~TIGRFAM: glyceraldehyde-3-phosphate dehydrogenase, type I), whose translation MTKKVALNGLGRIGRMVVRSAFGGVSRDRLDPQQQLDVAVVHINDLAEPAVLAHLLEFDSVHGRWQADISSDDASITINGTRIPVSRNRDLAATDWVGSGAEVVLDCTGKFRSEELAQPYFDQGVKKVIISAPVMTDNVLNVVMGVNEDSYDPALHKLLTAASCTTNCLAPVVKIIHEHFTIRHGQMTTIHDPTTSNVVIDAPVSDLRRARSALTNIQPTSTGSAKAIAAIYPDLQGKLNGHAVRIPVLNSSLTDCVFEVETPTDVDTVNARLSEAALSGPLAGILGVESRPLVSSDYVNDTRSSIVDLPSTLVTDGTMIKIYAWYDNEMGYANRMLDLARYVISKGV comes from the coding sequence ATGACAAAAAAAGTTGCACTGAACGGGTTAGGGCGGATTGGTCGCATGGTTGTGCGGTCGGCATTCGGCGGGGTAAGCCGCGACCGTCTTGATCCACAACAACAGCTAGATGTGGCTGTTGTCCATATTAATGATTTGGCTGAACCGGCTGTACTGGCCCATCTGCTGGAGTTTGATTCCGTTCACGGCAGGTGGCAGGCAGATATATCGTCAGATGATGCTTCTATCACGATCAACGGGACACGCATTCCGGTCAGCCGGAACCGCGATTTGGCCGCTACGGACTGGGTAGGATCTGGTGCAGAAGTGGTGTTGGACTGTACGGGTAAATTCCGCAGTGAAGAGCTTGCGCAGCCCTATTTTGATCAGGGCGTGAAAAAAGTCATCATCTCAGCCCCGGTCATGACTGATAATGTGCTGAATGTGGTGATGGGGGTGAATGAGGACAGCTATGATCCGGCGCTTCATAAGCTGCTGACCGCTGCGTCCTGCACCACCAATTGTCTGGCCCCGGTGGTGAAGATCATTCATGAACATTTCACTATCCGCCATGGCCAGATGACCACCATCCATGATCCCACAACCTCTAATGTGGTGATTGACGCCCCGGTTTCTGATCTGCGGCGGGCGCGATCTGCATTGACCAATATTCAGCCGACCAGCACAGGATCTGCAAAAGCAATTGCCGCGATTTATCCTGACCTGCAAGGCAAGCTGAATGGGCATGCGGTGCGTATTCCGGTGCTGAATTCCAGCCTGACAGATTGTGTGTTTGAAGTGGAAACGCCGACAGATGTGGATACAGTGAATGCCCGCTTAAGTGAAGCGGCATTATCTGGTCCATTGGCAGGTATTCTGGGTGTGGAAAGCCGCCCTTTGGTGTCTTCAGACTATGTCAATGATACACGCTCTTCTATTGTTGATCTGCCGTCTACTCTGGTGACTGATGGCACCATGATTAAGATTTATGCCTGGTATGACAATGAAATGGGTTATGCGAACCGGATGCTTGATCTGGCCCGTTATGTAATCAGCAAGGGTGTATAG
- a CDS encoding RNA polymerase sigma factor, FliA/WhiG family/RNA polymerase sigma factor, sigma-70 family (PFAM: Sigma-70, region 4; Sigma-70 region 3; Sigma-70 region 2~TIGRFAM: RNA polymerase sigma factor, FliA/WhiG family; RNA polymerase sigma factor, sigma-70 family) — MKHSYAEQQPDVEELIASHSELVRKIAWQIHGRARHITEIEDIMQIGYTGLIVAAQNYTPLDGASFASYASIRIRGAIVDYLRKSSNLCRTTIQIKKKYNQAVEKLERRLLRQPNRLEIADELDMSEDQLIEWEAAFQANTPQSIDSVYDQFSIWFTSPDNNPEEEVNEVELQELLKEALRHLPEREALVIQLYYVEELNVFEIAEVLEVSTGRVSQIKKSAVGQLRQFIEKANQVD, encoded by the coding sequence ATGAAACATTCCTATGCAGAGCAACAGCCTGATGTTGAAGAGCTGATTGCATCTCATTCCGAATTGGTGCGCAAAATCGCCTGGCAAATCCACGGCCGCGCCCGCCATATCACGGAAATCGAAGATATTATGCAAATCGGGTATACCGGGCTGATTGTTGCGGCCCAGAATTATACCCCTCTGGATGGGGCTAGTTTTGCATCCTATGCCAGCATCCGTATCCGCGGCGCAATTGTTGATTACCTGCGCAAAAGTTCTAATCTTTGCCGCACAACTATCCAGATAAAGAAAAAATATAATCAGGCAGTTGAAAAGCTGGAACGCCGGTTATTGCGGCAGCCAAACCGGCTTGAAATCGCAGATGAGCTGGATATGAGCGAAGATCAGCTGATCGAATGGGAGGCCGCGTTTCAGGCCAACACCCCACAATCAATTGATTCTGTCTATGACCAGTTTTCTATCTGGTTCACCTCTCCTGACAATAACCCTGAAGAAGAGGTAAATGAGGTTGAGCTACAAGAGCTATTGAAAGAAGCCTTGCGGCACTTGCCAGAAAGAGAAGCTCTGGTTATTCAACTATATTACGTTGAAGAGTTGAACGTTTTTGAAATTGCTGAGGTTCTGGAAGTGTCAACTGGCCGGGTATCACAAATCAAAAAGTCTGCTGTTGGCCAGCTTCGCCAATTCATTGAGAAAGCCAATCAGGTCGATTAA
- a CDS encoding Sel1 repeat protein (PFAM: Sel1 repeat), which produces MRHLLRWSVSCVCFAALIGLVVTGTMYQAPATAQTMSESAQPSTDPTNAFSRGVQAVKNKNFQLAINLFETAASRSEYEAQYNLAYLLRHGKGRPQNYTEALYWVKLAQLGGIELAEDLADEIEDRLSEKQLKPVLDRVASALERRIEAGEFEAIPQLAAYHHSLLPEPDFEQAYLWYAIAVALSLPEVIDRRDDMEDELEPEQIGALQEESTAIFNRLLAGEPIRQPQSEAADEN; this is translated from the coding sequence ATGCGGCATCTGCTGCGCTGGTCTGTCAGCTGTGTGTGTTTTGCAGCTCTGATCGGGCTTGTTGTGACCGGCACCATGTATCAAGCCCCGGCAACCGCACAAACGATGAGCGAATCAGCTCAGCCAAGCACCGACCCAACAAATGCATTCTCACGCGGTGTTCAGGCAGTCAAAAATAAAAATTTCCAATTGGCCATAAACCTGTTTGAAACTGCCGCCAGCCGTTCAGAATATGAAGCACAATATAATCTTGCTTATTTGCTGCGGCATGGCAAAGGCCGGCCACAAAATTACACAGAAGCGTTATATTGGGTAAAGCTGGCACAGCTTGGCGGCATTGAACTGGCTGAAGATTTGGCAGATGAAATTGAAGACAGGCTGTCTGAAAAACAGCTTAAGCCCGTACTGGACAGAGTAGCCTCTGCATTAGAGCGCCGCATTGAAGCGGGTGAATTTGAAGCCATCCCGCAATTGGCTGCTTATCACCACAGCCTGTTGCCAGAGCCTGATTTTGAACAGGCCTATTTGTGGTATGCAATTGCTGTAGCCTTAAGCCTGCCAGAGGTAATCGACCGTCGCGATGATATGGAAGATGAGCTTGAGCCAGAGCAAATCGGCGCACTTCAGGAAGAAAGTACAGCCATCTTTAACCGGCTTTTAGCTGGTGAGCCGATCCGCCAACCACAGAGTGAGGCAGCAGATGAAAATTGA
- a CDS encoding ATPase involved in chromosome partitioning (PFAM: CobQ/CobB/MinD/ParA nucleotide binding domain), which produces MTVSIAVTSGKGGVGKTNCAVNLSLSLTKMGKRVVLFDTDFGMANAHILLGTNPKHTAADFLRGNTDLDSILTDGPSGLRFIAGGSGLLELLNLDNHARYQMLQSLANLEDDIDYLVVDTPAGASESALFFASAATVPLVVLVAEPTSFLDAYALIKAAHIEKNINNFSVLVNMSDGSAAAKKNFDKFFEICRRFLDVNLHYAGMIPLSNAIRRSIVKRAPISIGQPGSPEAKAFLELAKQMTNAPVNTHDGIRFFHSDVEAKR; this is translated from the coding sequence ATGACAGTTTCAATTGCAGTCACGAGTGGCAAAGGCGGCGTAGGCAAGACCAACTGTGCGGTTAATCTGTCGCTCAGCCTGACGAAAATGGGGAAAAGAGTGGTGCTGTTTGATACCGATTTCGGTATGGCGAACGCCCATATTCTGTTGGGTACTAACCCCAAACATACTGCCGCTGACTTTCTGCGCGGCAATACAGATCTGGACAGCATCCTGACAGATGGGCCCTCTGGCTTGCGGTTTATCGCCGGGGGCAGCGGGCTGCTTGAGTTATTAAATCTGGATAACCATGCGCGTTATCAGATGCTGCAATCGCTGGCTAATTTGGAAGATGATATTGATTATCTGGTAGTCGACACGCCTGCCGGAGCCTCTGAGAGTGCGCTGTTTTTTGCCAGTGCAGCAACTGTACCTCTGGTTGTTCTGGTCGCTGAGCCAACAAGTTTTCTGGATGCCTATGCGTTAATCAAGGCCGCACATATTGAAAAAAATATAAATAATTTCAGCGTTTTAGTTAATATGTCTGATGGTTCCGCCGCGGCAAAAAAGAATTTTGACAAATTTTTTGAGATCTGCAGACGCTTTCTGGATGTAAATTTGCATTACGCAGGGATGATACCTCTGTCGAATGCGATCCGCAGGTCGATTGTCAAACGGGCACCGATTTCAATTGGTCAGCCCGGAAGCCCGGAAGCCAAAGCTTTTTTGGAACTGGCCAAACAAATGACAAACGCACCGGTCAATACGCATGATGGTATCAGGTTTTTTCACAGTGATGTGGAGGCAAAACGCTGA
- a CDS encoding Ion transport protein (PFAM: Ion transport protein) has protein sequence MKDAQYRIYQLLEKAEEGDKASRLVDVGLSVLVFVNVIAVSLETVESLRQAYAGLFWWIETVSVTLFAIEYSLRFWSVGAPAAERGITPLKARLSYMFSPTGIIDLVAILPSLLPLLFGSIDLRWLRILRLARLFKFSHYTSALEDLISSVRRERQAFVATIYLLFLALMISSTLIYVFEHDLQPDYFGSIPESMWWSFVTLTTVGYGDVVPISAAGRAVAAMTALMGVCVVALLTGIVATGFSKQMTLKQSVLEDEIKQAMADGHISDEEQERIDKLTRHLHLDADEERLLLARLMSKHASQSKKRSR, from the coding sequence ATGAAAGACGCCCAGTACAGAATATATCAGCTGCTTGAAAAAGCAGAAGAAGGAGACAAAGCCAGCCGCCTGGTTGATGTTGGTCTGTCTGTATTGGTGTTTGTGAATGTTATCGCCGTGTCACTGGAGACAGTGGAAAGCCTGCGCCAGGCCTATGCAGGGCTGTTCTGGTGGATTGAGACGGTCTCGGTCACCTTGTTTGCAATTGAATATAGTCTGCGCTTCTGGTCTGTTGGTGCCCCTGCTGCTGAGCGGGGGATAACCCCTCTCAAAGCTCGGCTGTCTTATATGTTCAGCCCGACCGGTATCATTGATCTGGTTGCTATCCTGCCGAGCCTGCTGCCGCTGCTGTTTGGGTCAATTGATTTGCGCTGGCTGCGTATTCTCAGGCTTGCCAGATTATTCAAATTCTCACATTACACGTCTGCACTTGAAGATTTGATCTCGTCAGTCAGGCGAGAGCGGCAAGCCTTCGTGGCGACAATCTATCTTCTGTTTTTGGCATTAATGATCTCATCAACATTAATTTATGTGTTTGAACATGATCTGCAGCCAGATTATTTCGGGTCTATTCCTGAATCGATGTGGTGGTCATTTGTCACTCTGACCACGGTTGGTTATGGCGATGTTGTGCCTATCAGTGCAGCAGGCCGGGCGGTCGCGGCCATGACTGCCCTGATGGGGGTATGTGTGGTGGCCTTATTGACAGGTATTGTGGCAACCGGCTTTTCAAAACAGATGACCCTAAAACAATCTGTTCTGGAAGATGAAATTAAACAGGCTATGGCAGATGGTCATATCTCAGATGAAGAGCAGGAACGCATTGATAAGCTCACCCGCCATCTTCATTTGGATGCGGATGAAGAACGTCTGTTGTTGGCCAGGCTGATGTCAAAGCACGCCTCACAGTCGAAAAAGAGATCGCGTTAA
- a CDS encoding haloacid dehalogenase superfamily protein, subfamily IA, variant 3 with third motif having DD or ED (PFAM: haloacid dehalogenase-like hydrolase~TIGRFAM: haloacid dehalogenase superfamily, subfamily IA, variant 3 with third motif having DD or ED), translating to MPIQPRPKQVSLTNKIHRLTDIDRVVFVNRIMTAYFHHPRFSPALHLVICDMDGLLLDTERLSEDSFRQTSAAFHLDFDARLFAALTGLSGPAHLPVLDAHLPQQIEAAAFDKLWKQTYHNSLADEVPVKDEAVAFVSYISAMGVPVAVATSSRTDKAVDQLSRAGLASFLTLIIGGDQVSQAKPHPEIYHKVISCFELQPEQVLVLEDSNNGVRAGLAAGANVIQIPDRVPPDPAFANLPSYNRQDSLKQVQDHLSVATCELS from the coding sequence ATGCCCATACAGCCCCGGCCAAAGCAAGTCAGCTTAACAAACAAAATTCACCGCTTGACAGACATCGATAGGGTTGTGTTTGTTAATCGCATCATGACTGCTTATTTTCACCATCCGCGTTTTTCACCTGCGCTCCATCTTGTTATTTGCGATATGGATGGTTTGTTGTTGGATACAGAACGCCTGTCAGAGGATAGCTTTCGGCAAACCAGCGCGGCTTTTCATCTGGATTTTGATGCCCGCTTGTTTGCTGCCTTAACAGGGCTGTCCGGGCCTGCACATTTACCTGTTCTGGATGCGCATCTGCCGCAACAGATTGAGGCTGCCGCTTTCGATAAATTATGGAAACAGACCTATCATAACAGCCTTGCAGATGAAGTGCCTGTTAAGGATGAGGCAGTTGCTTTTGTCAGCTATATTTCGGCAATGGGCGTGCCTGTTGCGGTGGCGACATCAAGCCGGACAGACAAGGCAGTTGACCAGCTGAGCCGGGCAGGGCTGGCCTCTTTTTTAACGTTGATTATTGGCGGTGATCAGGTCTCACAGGCAAAACCGCATCCTGAGATTTATCACAAGGTCATCTCTTGTTTTGAGCTGCAGCCTGAGCAGGTTCTTGTCCTGGAAGATTCAAATAACGGGGTCCGCGCAGGGCTTGCAGCAGGGGCGAATGTGATTCAAATACCAGACAGGGTGCCGCCAGACCCTGCCTTTGCCAACCTGCCCAGTTATAACAGACAGGACAGCCTGAAACAGGTTCAGGACCATCTGTCTGTTGCGACTTGTGAGCTGAGTTGA
- a CDS encoding Flagellar basal body-associated protein FliL (PFAM: Flagellar basal body-associated protein FliL): MADAEDNDDFAHQQKLAHRRAARAQLKLRLLLSGLFGSVTLSVLALFGYGIIYLSAPAEPSDPELEARLAATSHFGSNDEQDMDLIDEADGEEFTEDGEDGLLAFNKPVHRYFAFPAPFISNLHNSRKLITIELALATTQSPFEADSFIEDLRKIEPVLRSRILSFLSTQDPEKLTSRQDRERLADDIRTEMNDVLNRDEESENPGITEVHILKLVVA, from the coding sequence ATGGCAGATGCTGAGGACAATGACGATTTTGCACACCAGCAGAAACTGGCGCATCGGCGCGCTGCACGCGCACAGCTGAAATTAAGACTTCTGCTGAGTGGCCTGTTCGGCAGCGTGACCTTGTCCGTGCTGGCCCTGTTCGGCTATGGCATCATCTATCTGTCTGCCCCGGCTGAGCCTTCCGATCCTGAATTAGAGGCCCGGTTGGCGGCAACCAGTCATTTTGGCAGCAATGATGAACAGGATATGGACCTCATTGATGAGGCAGATGGAGAAGAATTTACCGAAGATGGTGAGGACGGCTTGCTGGCATTCAACAAGCCTGTGCATCGCTATTTTGCATTTCCAGCGCCGTTTATCTCTAACCTGCACAACAGCCGTAAGCTGATCACAATTGAGCTGGCGCTGGCAACAACCCAATCGCCTTTTGAAGCAGACAGCTTTATCGAAGATTTGCGCAAAATTGAACCTGTGTTGCGCTCACGTATTCTCAGCTTTCTGTCAACTCAGGACCCTGAAAAGCTGACCTCTCGTCAGGACAGAGAACGGCTGGCAGACGATATCCGTACAGAAATGAATGATGTTCTGAACAGAGACGAAGAGAGTGAAAATCCAGGCATCACAGAGGTTCATATCCTGAAGCTTGTGGTGGCCTGA